In Marinobacter sp. F4206, the genomic stretch CAGCCGTGGACACAGCGTCCATGTGATTGGTCATGAACATTACCGTCAACACTTTCCGGACAGTGTGCACTTTCATGCCGCGCCGGTTCAGCTCGGGCGTCGCAATCCCTGGCTTCATTTCTCCCTGAAACAACGCCTCCGGAAAATTGCGCCAGACATCCTTCACGCCCAGGGCAACAAAGCTGCGCAGCTGGTCGGCAACATCAAACAAGGAGCCGGATGCGCTCGTGTGGGCACCGTTCATGGCAGCAAGTCCAGCCACAGGGCGTTCCGGAAACTGGACACGGTCATTGCCGTCAGCCCGCAGATTTTTGACGGCCTTGATCATCCAAACAAGCACCTGATCTTTAATGGTATTTCGACGCCCTCCGAAAGCCACCCAATAAAAGATCAATGCCGCGTCCTGCCAGCTGGAGTCACCAACGTCGTTGCAATCGGGCGCCTTGAACCGGTCAAAGGGTTCGCGACTTTGATTCGGGCGTGGGCGATACTATCCGGAGAAATCCCGGACGCTCACCTCACCATCTTCGGCGAAGGCACCCTGCACTCAGAGCTTGAACGCCTCGTTGCCAGCCTGGGCCTGGAAAACCGCGCAACCCTGGCCGGGTTTTGCGACGACCTGGCGCCCGTATACCGGCAGGCAGACCTTGTGGTCATCAGCTCCGAGCGGGAAGGCTTTCCCTATGTACTGATTGAAAGCCTGCTGGCCGGCTGCCCGATCATATCGACCCCGGTATCCGGCCCTGCATATATGCTTCCGTCACAGGCCATATCCCCGGATTGGGAGCCCAACAGTCTTGCCAACATGCTCCAAAACGCACTTGCCAATCTATCTTCACTGAAAGAGGCCGAAGCCGCCGCCATGGCCTTTGCCCGGGACGAGCTCACCCTTGAGTGCATGACCGTTGAAACAGAACGGCTGTATCGAAATACTCTGTCCGCCAAAGCAACAGAGTGACCCTAAAGTTCACCTGCCAAGTTCAGTGCTCCCTCTCAAGCCGCTCCAGAAGCTGCAACTCCTTCGCCTTCGCCAGGCGCATGAAGTTACGGTTGGCCGCCGTGATTGAAACACTAAGACCGAACCAACCGTTCAGGAACTGTCTGTGTAGCAGATAGTACTTCAGGAACTTGAGCGGAAACTCCACAAACAGGCGAACTCCGGATATGCGCCGCCCGCTGGCAGCCAGGAATCGGGCCTGCTCCGTTGAGAGCTGACAGTATTTTTGTTCCATCTGCGCCAGTGAGATAAGGGTCCGATG encodes the following:
- a CDS encoding glycosyltransferase; translation: MTHQPKLTVTLFFATPGTTWGGMEKHTADLARALASRGHSVHVIGHEHYRQHFPDSVHFHAAPVQLGRRNPWLHFSLKQRLRKIAPDILHAQGNKAAQLVGNIKQGAGCARVGTVHGSKSSHRAFRKLDTVIAVSPQIFDGLDHPNKHLIFNGISTPSESHPIKDQCRVLPAGVTNVVAIGRLEPVKGFATLIRAWAILSGEIPDAHLTIFGEGTLHSELERLVASLGLENRATLAGFCDDLAPVYRQADLVVISSEREGFPYVLIESLLAGCPIISTPVSGPAYMLPSQAISPDWEPNSLANMLQNALANLSSLKEAEAAAMAFARDELTLECMTVETERLYRNTLSAKATE